A stretch of DNA from Anaerolineae bacterium:
CGCCGCCAAAAGTGACGATCGGCCCGGCGTTGAACGGCGTCTTTCCGGGCTTGAGCGCCGGATTATCGGGCTTTCCCTGCCGGAGACGACCTTGCTTTCATTTGACGCTCCACCGCATGCCATACGCCTGAGCGGGAACTGGGCCATTCATCCTGTGCCGCTGGAGATTGCTGGCTTGCCGGAGGCTGGCTCTGCCGGCTGGCTGAGTGCCCCGGAGTGCGCCAACCTGCAACCGGTTCTGTATCCCGATCGCCCCTACTGGGGTAAGCATCTACGGGCGATCAACGAGCAGGCGTGGGTCTACCTCAAGAGTTTCACCGCGCCGGAAGGCCGTTTCCCACGAGCGCGGTTACGCTTCGCCGGGGTCGATTACTTTGCAACGGTCTGGCTCAATGGTAAGCCGGTCGGGGAGCATGAGGGTAGCTTTGAGCCGTTCACGCTCGATGTGACCGGCGTACTGCGACCCGGCGCAGAGAATACGCTTCTCGTCCGCGTCAGCGCCCCCTGGGACCGGCCTAATCCACGCGGCAGTTACCCGATCAACCATGTCATCCGGGGGTTGGTCAAAGGCCAGTACGAGCATGGCGAGGGCGTCATACCGCCGGATGTCAACCCGATCGGTATCTGGGCGCCGGTTACGCTGCTGCTCGATCACGGGATCAGCCTGGATCGCGTCTGCATCGATCCGGCCCTGGACGGAACGCTGGCACTGGCGCTCACTCTGACCAACGCGACCGGCCAGACCTGGCAGGGCCGCCTGGCGTTGACGATAGCGGCGGAGAATCACGGCGGGCCAGGAACTACCGATGATCTGGCCCTGTCGGTATTGCCCGGTGTCCAGACGATCCTCCATACCCTGCGCGTGCCGGAGCCGCGCCTGTGGTGGCCGTGGGATCACGGCGAGCCGAATCTCTACCGGTTGGAGGCGGCCCTGCTGGATGGCGCTGGCCAGGCGATCAGCCGCCTGATGCAGATATTCGGCATCCGCACGGTGCGCCTGGAGCGCGCGCCGGATCGCTTCAACTGGTTGGTTAATGAGCGGTCGGTGTTCCTGCGCGGAACAGCATATATGCCGGGGCTGTACCTGGCGCAGGTGACGCCGGAGGGTGTGGCCCGCGATGTGGCACTGGCCCGCGCGGCCAACCTCAACCTGCTGCGGGTGCACGTGCATGTCTCGCCGCCGGCGGTCTATGAGGCCTGCGACCGGGCCGGGATGTTGATCTGGCAGGATTTTGAGCTGAACTGGGTGCATGATCCCTCCCCGGCGTTTGAGGCGCGCGCGTTGCGGTTGCAGCGGGGCATGATCGATCTGTTGCGCAACCACCCGGCGATTATCACCTGGACCTGCCACAACGAGCCGACGATGGTCTTTGCCCACCGCGACAATTACGAGCGCCACCCCGATCCGGCCCTCTACGCCGATGCGCAGCAGTACGATCCCACGCGCCCAACGTTCATTTGTTCCGGGCAAATGGAGGATGACTGGCAGCGGGCAGGTGACGTTCATACGTATTACGGGGCGCTGTGGAGCAAGCGCTACACGGACGTCTACCGCCACCACATGCGGATGAACACCGAATTTGGCTTCGAGGCCCCCGCTGCGCTACCCACACTGCGGCGCTATCCCGACGTCTGGGCGCGGTTGCGCCACCTGGAGGGCCAGATCGAGTCACTGTGGGCATATCAGGCGGCATTGATCCAGTTCCACGTGGAACACCTGCGCCGGACACGAGCCACTGGATCAGGCGGGTATGTGCACTTCTGGCTGGCGGATCTGGTGCCGCAGGTGGGCTGTGGCGTGCTGGACTCGGAGCGGCTGCCCAAGGGCGGCTATGCGGCGCTGGCCCGCGCTTCAGCGCCGCTACAGGTGGCCCTGGAACACGACGGGCGACAAATCTACGGGTTATGGGTGTTTAACGACACGCCGCGAGTCTACCCCGGTGCGACAGTCGCCTGGCAGTTTGAAGGCGCTGACGGTCGAATTGCTGGTAGTGCTCAGGCGCAGATTGACGTGGCTGCCAACGGCGTTCAGCGCGTGGCAGCGGGCGACCTGGCGGTAACGCCGGAGGACTGTGCGCGGGTGATGCTGAGCCTGCACGGTGCGGATGGGCAGGTGCTGGCTGAGAACTTCTATGAGCGCCCGCTACAACCTCTGCTGCGCCCGACGGGCTACCCCTGGAAGTTCGACCCCTACCTGGGCTACAAAGTCTTTGATCGCCCCGATGCCCCCAGCCTGGCCGATCAGAGCAGTAATGCCGTGATCCGGCTGGTGCCGCGCAGGTTGCGGGAAGCGCTGGCCGAGTGGGCGCTGCGACAGAAGCTGCCGCTGTGGGTGCTTTCGGCGGCAGCGCGGCTGGCCCGCCCCTTTGTGCAGGGATAAAGTGGACAAAAAGGCCCGGCCCGCGCCGGGCCTGCGAATGGTCTGCTAGGGGCCGATCAGCGATTGGCAGAAATGGTCTCCGGTGCAGGGACGGTTTCCTCAGCAGGCTGGGGCTGGGCGACCAGGTAGGAACCGTACAGCCGCCATTCATCCATGCGGCAGGAGTGCACCAGCGTGCCATTCCACACGGTCATATCCGGGCAACTATCGCACATATCCTGCCGGCCATCAGGCAGCAGATCCGGGGCCTGGATGATGGCCAGGCTCTGGGCATACACTGGCTGTAAGGCCCGCAGCGGGCTGCGGCGGATGTCGCGCCAGTACGCCCCATGCGCCTGCCGGATGCCCCGGTCAAAGGCGCCTAAGGCTAGGAAAGCGATCTTGGGGAAGCGCCACAGGCTGGTATAGCCCATGTATGTCCCCTGGAAGAGGTGGTGGAAGATCTGCACCAGTTCCATCGCTTTTGGCCCCAGCGAGCCGTAAACACGGTTGCCCTTGCCAACGAGCCGCGCCGCCAGCAGCCATTTGACGGCGTCGTGAGTCTGCGAGCCGCCCAGGTAGGCGCCGGGTTCATATTCCGGGCAGGCTTCTTTGATCTTCTCGTAGATGTCGGCGGAGGTGATCCCAATTTCGCTGGTGTCTTCGACGGTGTAGCTGACGTCAATGGCCTCCAGCCGCCGCCCGCCGGCGTAGTAGTCGAAAGCAGCATCCTGTGGCGCGCCGCGGAAAGCGATGAAGATCATGCCCTGGATCAGGTCGGCGTGTTCACCTGCCCAGCGGACGAGCAGCGGCACATCGCTCAGATTGGTTGGGTAGATGGTCGCGCCGATGCTGCAGTGCAGGCCGCCTTCCTGATGGATCATGCGGGCGTAGCTCAGGCGCAACTCCAGCAGGTCTTCCTCGCTCTTGCCTTTCCAGTGCGGGCGCTGTTGCTCGCTATCGATGTGCAGAGTGAAGCCAAAGACCCCGGCCTTCTTCAGTTCGCGCAGGAAGGGGCGGTCGTCTGTCAGCCGCACACCATTGGTCAGGATCAGAGGCTTCATGCCCAGTTCACGGACAAACGCGACAATCTCCAGGATATCCGGGTGGATCAGCGGCTCACCACCGGCGATAGAGATGTTGTCGCAATTGCGCCATTCCTTGAAGAAGCGAATTTCGTCTTTGATCTGCTCAAGTGGCTTATGGCCGGTCAGGTTGCGGCGGTAACAGCCCCGGCAGTAGATGTTGCACTTGTCCGTGATCTCCAGCCAGCCGATCGGATTATCGTTCAACGACCACGGCATGCGGTACATGGCGCGTTTGGGTGGTCTCATCGGAACCTCCAACAAGAAGTTTGTAGTCTTCGCGTGGTTCTTTACACTCTAGACTGAAAAGCCGGTCGTTGTCAAATAGTTGCTAATGATTTTATAATATTATTATTCATATCTATTTTATCTATTTTATCATGATAGATCAACTCGTAGGGATTTGAAGCTGTTGCTGGTATTATTTAAAAAAGCAATGCCTCGCTTCGTCAGCGGTCCGCGTGGTTTGGCCGGCGCTCAAACATAAACGCCAAGGATGGATTGACCATGACTGCTCCTGTCTCTGTTCGTCGTGTCTCGTCGCCCGCGGAGCAGGACGCCTTGCTGCGTCTGCCGTGGAAAGTGTATGCGAACGATCCGCACTGGGTGCCGCCCCTGGTTTCCATGCGCCGGGAGAAGTTGAACCCGCAACATAACCCGATGACCAACTACCTGGACATCGAGTACTTCCTGGCCTGGCGCGGGGCGGAGCCGGTGGGCTGCATTGCGGCGTTTATCAACCCGCGCCACAATGAGTATCACCACG
This window harbors:
- a CDS encoding radical SAM protein, which codes for MRPPKRAMYRMPWSLNDNPIGWLEITDKCNIYCRGCYRRNLTGHKPLEQIKDEIRFFKEWRNCDNISIAGGEPLIHPDILEIVAFVRELGMKPLILTNGVRLTDDRPFLRELKKAGVFGFTLHIDSEQQRPHWKGKSEEDLLELRLSYARMIHQEGGLHCSIGATIYPTNLSDVPLLVRWAGEHADLIQGMIFIAFRGAPQDAAFDYYAGGRRLEAIDVSYTVEDTSEIGITSADIYEKIKEACPEYEPGAYLGGSQTHDAVKWLLAARLVGKGNRVYGSLGPKAMELVQIFHHLFQGTYMGYTSLWRFPKIAFLALGAFDRGIRQAHGAYWRDIRRSPLRALQPVYAQSLAIIQAPDLLPDGRQDMCDSCPDMTVWNGTLVHSCRMDEWRLYGSYLVAQPQPAEETVPAPETISANR